From one Agathobaculum sp. NTUH-O15-33 genomic stretch:
- the yfmH gene encoding EF-P 5-aminopentanol modification-associated protein YfmH, with the protein MSKQYALLHEKIECRTLENGLRIAYIPKEGFSKTFAVLATDFGSVDASFTLDGTRYDTPAGVAHFLEHKMFEDKDGNALQKFSVTGASPNAFTSQTMTAYHFSCTERFEQNLDILLSFVFTPYFTEENVEKERGIIGQEIGMMEDTPGWQAYVGLFEGLFHEHPVRVSIAGSVESISHITPELLFTCHKAFYSPSNMALVVCGAADFEQVCRAAERLSPRVPTRIGERHYGERRDTVAKSLVTRKMQVSQPQFLLGFKDEPLAPGESKLRRALLGELAVRVLCGDTAPLYSDLYAKRLINRYFETEYSLIPEGAVALMGGESRDPGAARAAIEAEVRRIAREGVDKPLFERMKKAVYGLHLRVLDDPEELARMQVGAMFGGEDYLDFAALFDTIEASDIQTMVARWARNDHSSMSVVEPAEA; encoded by the coding sequence ATGAGCAAGCAGTACGCATTGCTGCACGAAAAGATCGAATGCCGCACGCTGGAAAACGGCCTGCGCATCGCCTATATTCCAAAGGAAGGGTTTTCAAAGACCTTTGCCGTGCTCGCGACCGATTTCGGTTCGGTGGACGCGTCCTTTACGCTGGACGGCACGCGCTATGACACGCCCGCCGGCGTGGCCCACTTTTTAGAGCATAAAATGTTTGAGGACAAGGACGGCAACGCCCTGCAAAAGTTCTCTGTCACGGGCGCGAGCCCGAACGCATTCACCAGCCAGACCATGACCGCCTACCATTTCTCCTGCACCGAGCGGTTTGAGCAAAACCTTGATATCCTGCTCTCCTTCGTGTTCACCCCTTATTTTACCGAGGAGAACGTCGAAAAGGAACGCGGCATCATCGGGCAGGAGATCGGCATGATGGAGGACACGCCCGGCTGGCAGGCCTATGTCGGCCTGTTCGAGGGGCTGTTCCACGAGCATCCGGTCCGCGTTTCCATCGCGGGCAGCGTGGAAAGCATTTCGCATATCACGCCGGAACTTCTGTTTACCTGTCATAAAGCGTTTTACAGCCCGTCCAATATGGCGCTGGTCGTTTGCGGCGCGGCGGATTTTGAACAGGTTTGCCGCGCGGCGGAGCGTCTGTCGCCCCGCGTGCCCACCCGCATCGGTGAGCGGCATTACGGCGAACGGCGCGATACCGTCGCAAAAAGCCTAGTCACCCGCAAAATGCAGGTTTCCCAGCCGCAGTTTTTGCTTGGCTTTAAGGATGAACCACTCGCGCCCGGCGAAAGCAAGCTGCGCCGCGCGCTGCTTGGCGAACTGGCCGTGCGCGTGCTGTGCGGCGATACCGCGCCGCTTTACAGCGACCTGTACGCAAAGCGCCTGATCAACCGCTACTTTGAGACCGAGTATTCGCTGATTCCCGAGGGCGCGGTCGCGCTCATGGGCGGCGAAAGCCGCGACCCGGGAGCGGCCCGCGCGGCGATCGAAGCGGAGGTGCGCCGCATTGCCCGCGAGGGCGTGGACAAACCGCTGTTCGAGCGGATGAAAAAAGCCGTTTACGGCCTGCACCTGCGCGTGCTGGACGATCCGGAGGAGCTGGCCCGCATGCAGGTCGGCGCGATGTTCGGCGGCGAGGATTATCTCGACTTTGCCGCGTTGTTCGATACCATTGAAGCGTCCGATATCCAGACGATGGTGGCCCGCTGGGCGCGGAACGACCATTCCTCCATGTCGGTCGTGGAACCGGCGGAAGCATAA
- the rimM gene encoding ribosome maturation factor RimM (Essential for efficient processing of 16S rRNA), with translation MQKQFLEAGKIVGTHGVRGDLRVQSWCDSPETLCEFDTLYFEDKTKVTVERAQVHKNIVLLHLSGVDTLEAAEALKNRVLLLDREDAELPEDLVFIQDILGFTVADTRTGKTVGRLRDVITTGPAHDLYEITGEDGQMVYIPAAKPFLQSIDMEKGVIYIESIEGLL, from the coding sequence ATGCAGAAACAATTTTTAGAGGCGGGCAAGATCGTGGGCACGCACGGCGTAAGGGGCGATCTGCGCGTGCAGTCCTGGTGCGACAGCCCCGAAACGCTGTGCGAGTTCGACACGCTCTATTTCGAGGATAAGACCAAGGTGACGGTCGAGCGCGCGCAGGTGCACAAAAATATCGTGCTGCTGCACCTGTCCGGCGTCGATACGCTCGAAGCGGCGGAGGCGCTCAAAAACCGCGTGCTGCTGCTGGACCGCGAGGACGCTGAACTGCCCGAGGATCTGGTCTTCATTCAAGATATTCTGGGCTTTACCGTTGCGGATACCCGCACCGGCAAGACCGTGGGCCGTCTGCGCGACGTTATCACGACGGGTCCCGCGCACGATCTGTACGAGATTACGGGCGAGGACGGACAAATGGTTTATATCCCCGCCGCAAAGCCCTTTTTGCAATCCATCGATATGGAAAAAGGCGTTATTTATATCGAATCCATCGAGGGTCTGCTATGA
- a CDS encoding 1-phosphofructokinase family hexose kinase, giving the protein MIITITLNTALDRTLRIDKPLVVGKLNRALSSYLEPGGKGINVSRAVKALGGESIALGFCAGANGRIMKDSLTSADIHHDFVDIAGQTRVNTQIIDAQGGHTEVNEPGTKIEDADFLRLIDRMENYLDEGNIFVLAGSCPPDFPLKNYLKICKTIKRAGCKLIIDAEGELLKAALDCEPDFVKPNIFELADAVGDKPSADPEEVVVSARKMLELGARAVCVSMAQEGALLVSKDESEALYVNCNPKIYDEGSVGTGDAMVGAIANSLSKGLRFDEMARFAVATARASSRLAGTEMATLKKVYEVYETTEVYVV; this is encoded by the coding sequence ATGATTATTACTATTACGCTGAACACCGCGCTTGACCGTACGCTGCGTATTGACAAGCCGCTTGTGGTGGGTAAGCTCAACCGTGCGCTGTCCAGCTATCTAGAGCCGGGCGGCAAGGGCATCAACGTTTCCCGCGCGGTCAAGGCCCTTGGCGGCGAAAGCATCGCGCTTGGCTTTTGCGCGGGCGCAAACGGCCGCATTATGAAGGATTCGCTTACTTCGGCCGATATCCACCATGATTTTGTGGATATCGCGGGCCAAACCCGTGTCAACACCCAGATCATTGACGCGCAGGGCGGCCATACCGAGGTGAACGAGCCCGGCACCAAGATCGAAGACGCAGATTTTCTCCGCTTGATCGACCGCATGGAGAACTATCTGGACGAAGGCAATATTTTCGTGCTCGCCGGTTCGTGCCCGCCGGATTTTCCGCTGAAAAATTACTTAAAGATCTGCAAGACCATCAAGCGAGCGGGCTGCAAGCTCATTATCGACGCCGAGGGAGAGCTGCTCAAGGCCGCGCTCGACTGTGAGCCGGATTTTGTCAAGCCCAATATCTTTGAGCTGGCCGACGCCGTGGGCGATAAGCCCTCCGCCGATCCGGAGGAGGTCGTCGTATCCGCGCGCAAGATGCTCGAGCTTGGCGCGCGCGCCGTGTGCGTATCCATGGCGCAGGAAGGCGCGCTATTGGTCTCTAAGGACGAGAGCGAAGCGCTGTATGTCAACTGCAACCCCAAGATTTATGACGAGGGTTCGGTCGGTACGGGTGACGCCATGGTTGGCGCGATCGCCAATTCGCTCAGCAAGGGCCTGCGGTTCGACGAGATGGCGCGCTTTGCCGTAGCCACCGCCCGCGCGTCCAGCCGCCTCGCCGGTACCGAGATGGCCACGCTGAAAAAGGTGTACGAGGTATACGAGACCACAGAGGTCTATGTAGTTTAA
- the trmD gene encoding tRNA (guanosine(37)-N1)-methyltransferase TrmD translates to MKIDIMTLFPEMIEAVMRESIIGRAQEKGLVSVSATNIRDYALDKHHKADDAPYGGGRGQVMLAEPLFLCHEALCAGGQVHTVFLSAQGRPFDQAKARELLAREHVILVCGHYEGVDQRFIDACVDEEISIGDFVLTGGEIPAMAVADAVCRMVPGVLPDEEAFTAESHWAGLLEHPHYTRPENWRDRPVPDVLLSGHHANIEAWRREMSLRRTKQDRPDLFAHFIPRDKTDQKLLRRIEEDEQT, encoded by the coding sequence ATGAAGATCGATATCATGACCCTGTTCCCCGAAATGATCGAAGCCGTGATGCGCGAAAGCATCATCGGCCGCGCGCAGGAAAAGGGGCTTGTTTCGGTATCCGCCACGAACATACGCGATTACGCGCTCGACAAGCACCATAAAGCGGACGACGCCCCCTACGGCGGCGGCCGCGGACAGGTGATGCTGGCCGAGCCGCTCTTCCTGTGTCACGAAGCGCTTTGCGCGGGCGGGCAGGTGCATACGGTGTTTCTTTCCGCGCAGGGCCGTCCGTTTGACCAAGCCAAAGCGCGCGAATTGCTTGCGCGCGAGCATGTGATCTTGGTCTGCGGCCATTATGAAGGCGTGGACCAGCGTTTTATTGACGCCTGCGTGGACGAGGAGATCTCCATTGGCGATTTTGTGCTGACCGGCGGCGAGATCCCCGCCATGGCCGTGGCGGACGCGGTATGCCGCATGGTGCCGGGCGTGCTGCCTGACGAAGAGGCATTTACCGCCGAAAGCCACTGGGCAGGGCTGCTGGAACACCCGCACTACACCCGCCCGGAGAACTGGCGGGACAGGCCGGTGCCCGACGTTCTGCTTTCCGGACACCACGCCAATATAGAAGCATGGCGACGCGAAATGTCGCTTCGCCGCACCAAGCAGGACCGCCCCGACCTATTCGCCCATTTCATCCCCCGCGATAAGACCGACCAAAAACTGCTCCGCCGCATTGAAGAGGATGAGCAAACATAA
- the lgt gene encoding prolipoprotein diacylglyceryl transferase, producing the protein MEHAISFPGLGIAFDLNRVAFTVFGKPIYWYGIIICIGFLLGAMYLNARAKQFGYTSDNLIDCLLICVPAGIVCARIYFVAFEWDYYKNHLSEIINIRNGGIAVYGSVIGILIGLFAYSRFKKISFTGLCDMAALGLLIGQCIGRWGNFVNAEAHGGPTNLPWGMSIDGAAPVHPTFFYESFWNLLGFIVLHFYSKKRKFPGEIALLYVMWYGLGRAWIEGLRTDSLYLGDLRVSQVLAIVSSLIAIFVLVRQYSRIKVAKAFYQPPVPAAGPAPAAPAAAKAEPTPENEAAPLPKQAPSPAGEPDPKPTPKEDNDK; encoded by the coding sequence ATGGAACACGCTATCTCATTTCCCGGCTTGGGGATCGCTTTCGATCTCAACCGGGTGGCCTTTACGGTATTCGGTAAGCCGATCTATTGGTACGGTATCATCATCTGCATCGGCTTTTTGCTGGGCGCAATGTATTTGAACGCGCGCGCCAAGCAATTCGGCTATACGTCGGACAACCTGATCGATTGCCTGCTTATCTGCGTGCCCGCGGGCATCGTCTGCGCGCGCATCTACTTTGTGGCGTTTGAATGGGATTATTATAAAAACCATTTGAGCGAGATCATCAACATCCGGAACGGCGGCATCGCGGTTTACGGCTCGGTGATCGGTATTTTGATCGGCCTGTTTGCCTACAGCCGGTTTAAAAAGATATCCTTTACCGGCCTGTGCGACATGGCGGCGCTCGGTTTGCTGATCGGCCAATGCATTGGCCGCTGGGGCAATTTCGTCAACGCCGAAGCGCACGGCGGGCCGACAAACCTGCCGTGGGGCATGTCGATCGACGGCGCTGCGCCCGTGCACCCGACCTTTTTCTATGAATCGTTCTGGAACCTGCTCGGCTTTATCGTGCTGCATTTCTACTCGAAAAAGCGTAAGTTCCCGGGGGAAATCGCGCTGCTTTATGTGATGTGGTACGGTCTGGGCCGCGCGTGGATCGAAGGCCTTAGAACGGATAGCCTGTACCTTGGCGACCTGCGCGTGTCGCAGGTGCTGGCGATTGTCAGCAGTTTGATTGCTATATTCGTGCTGGTGCGGCAGTATAGCCGCATTAAGGTAGCAAAAGCGTTTTATCAGCCGCCCGTGCCCGCGGCAGGCCCCGCGCCTGCCGCCCCGGCGGCCGCAAAGGCGGAGCCCACGCCCGAAAATGAGGCCGCGCCCCTGCCCAAGCAAGCCCCCTCGCCCGCGGGCGAGCCCGACCCAAAACCGACGCCGAAGGAGGACAACGACAAATGA
- the yfmF gene encoding EF-P 5-aminopentanol modification-associated protein YfmF: MQQVTRKKLGAGVSLTCVTTPKFKRSVIRAALLLPLGGPDAALRAVLPHVLRRGTKRLTDLRQLGQALDELYGARIEATVRKEGETLVVGFLSDVIDEAYAKGADGLTGKAIDLLTELLYDPYIKDGAFDADYTAGERDNLKDRIAAQKNDPRSYAPKRLTELMCADEAYGQSALGTAEQADRITETKLYAAYQRALSEARIELFYCGTMQPDVVEALFAKALPHRREQSFYVPETKVIAAPQGEAREVVEEQPVTQGKLSLGFRTGGASLLGGDPVVYWMFQTLYGGSTSSKLFLNVREKLSLCYYASAQFASLKGVMLVNSGIENDKFEVARDEILRQLTLCREGDITDAEIDSARKTLAGAWRAMLDEPIQLERYWLQQAVAGTMLAPEERIGRLDTVTRDEIVAAAQATQLDTVYFMKGVAG; the protein is encoded by the coding sequence ATGCAACAGGTGACGAGAAAAAAATTGGGCGCCGGGGTAAGCCTTACCTGCGTGACCACGCCCAAGTTCAAACGGTCTGTCATCCGGGCGGCGCTGCTGCTGCCCCTCGGCGGGCCGGACGCGGCGCTCCGCGCGGTGCTGCCGCACGTGCTGCGGCGCGGCACGAAGCGGCTGACCGACCTGCGCCAGCTTGGGCAGGCGCTGGACGAGCTGTACGGCGCGCGCATCGAAGCGACCGTGCGCAAGGAAGGCGAAACGCTGGTCGTCGGCTTTTTGTCCGATGTGATCGACGAGGCGTACGCGAAGGGCGCGGACGGGCTGACTGGCAAGGCCATCGACCTGCTGACCGAGCTGCTGTATGATCCTTATATTAAGGATGGCGCGTTTGACGCGGACTATACCGCGGGCGAGCGGGACAACTTGAAGGACCGCATCGCGGCGCAGAAGAACGACCCGCGTTCGTACGCGCCGAAGCGGTTGACCGAGCTAATGTGCGCGGACGAAGCTTACGGGCAGTCCGCCCTCGGCACGGCCGAGCAGGCCGACCGCATCACGGAGACCAAGCTGTACGCGGCCTATCAGCGCGCGCTGAGCGAGGCCCGGATCGAACTGTTCTACTGCGGCACCATGCAGCCGGACGTGGTCGAAGCGCTTTTTGCAAAAGCGCTGCCGCACCGGCGCGAGCAGAGCTTTTACGTGCCCGAGACTAAGGTGATCGCCGCGCCGCAGGGCGAAGCCCGCGAAGTTGTGGAGGAACAGCCGGTCACACAGGGCAAGCTTTCCCTAGGCTTCCGCACGGGCGGCGCGAGCCTGCTGGGCGGCGATCCGGTCGTGTACTGGATGTTCCAAACGCTTTACGGCGGTTCGACCAGCTCCAAGCTGTTTTTGAACGTGCGCGAAAAGCTTTCGCTCTGCTACTATGCGAGCGCGCAGTTTGCCAGCCTGAAGGGCGTGATGCTGGTCAACTCCGGCATTGAAAACGATAAGTTTGAGGTAGCGCGAGACGAGATCCTGCGCCAGCTGACGCTTTGCCGCGAAGGCGACATCACGGACGCGGAGATCGATTCCGCCCGCAAGACCCTTGCGGGCGCGTGGCGCGCCATGCTGGACGAACCCATACAGCTGGAACGCTATTGGCTGCAGCAGGCCGTGGCGGGCACCATGCTTGCGCCCGAGGAACGCATCGGCCGTCTGGACACCGTCACGCGCGACGAGATCGTCGCGGCGGCGCAGGCCACGCAGCTCGATACCGTGTACTTTATGAAGGGGGTGGCAGGATGA
- a CDS encoding RNA polymerase sigma factor translates to MTDDEIIALYWDRQESAISACSKQYGGYCYSIAYRILNCREDADECVNDTWLKAWHAIPPERPAILSAFLAKITRNLSFDQYKKRNAKKRGGGELPLVLEELEECVASSSSTEEPVLDAALSQSINRFLRGLPEQECSIFLCRYWYGKSLKEIAGQFSIKETAAKTRLFRTRAKLKIFLKKEGIIL, encoded by the coding sequence TTGACAGACGACGAAATCATCGCTTTATACTGGGACCGACAGGAATCAGCTATTTCGGCTTGCTCCAAGCAGTACGGCGGGTATTGCTATTCTATCGCCTACCGCATATTAAATTGTCGTGAAGACGCAGACGAGTGCGTGAACGACACATGGCTTAAAGCATGGCATGCGATCCCACCGGAACGTCCGGCCATCCTATCCGCTTTTCTCGCAAAAATCACCCGCAACCTGTCATTTGATCAATACAAAAAAAGAAATGCAAAAAAGCGAGGCGGCGGCGAACTTCCGCTTGTGCTGGAGGAGCTGGAGGAGTGCGTTGCCTCCTCCAGCAGCACGGAAGAGCCCGTATTGGACGCGGCACTTAGCCAAAGCATCAACCGGTTCCTGCGTGGATTACCGGAACAGGAGTGCAGCATCTTTTTATGCCGGTATTGGTACGGCAAATCACTAAAAGAGATCGCCGGGCAATTTTCCATCAAGGAAACCGCCGCGAAGACCCGGCTGTTCCGCACTCGCGCCAAGCTCAAAATCTTTTTAAAGAAGGAAGGAATCATTTTATGA
- a CDS encoding esterase/lipase family protein encodes MGRDELLKTKYPILLVHGMGYWDESPRPYWGRLPAFLRAHGVAVYFGGQDAWGAVPGNARRVALSLRDALRETGQPRAHLIAHSKGGLEARYLISTLGLGGCVASLTMLSTPNRGAPLAELLLRLHPGVELWSVAAEAHARRHGDRDPAVLRAGREITREALVRFNRENPDDARVYYQSWGAELADSRTDPLMAASHAVLRPLVGETDGLVAPESAKWGVYRGTLHGVSHQELVDSMGRDTPRFRPLSFYAELVRGLRGLEG; translated from the coding sequence ATGGGGAGAGATGAACTTTTAAAGACCAAGTACCCCATTTTGCTGGTGCACGGCATGGGCTACTGGGACGAGTCGCCCCGCCCGTATTGGGGCAGGCTGCCGGCGTTTTTGCGTGCGCACGGCGTCGCCGTTTATTTCGGCGGACAGGATGCGTGGGGCGCGGTGCCCGGTAACGCGCGGCGGGTTGCGCTGTCGCTGCGCGACGCATTGCGGGAGACCGGACAGCCCCGCGCGCACCTGATCGCCCATTCCAAAGGCGGACTGGAGGCGCGCTATTTGATTTCCACGCTGGGGCTGGGCGGCTGCGTCGCGTCGCTCACCATGCTGTCCACGCCCAACCGGGGCGCGCCGCTGGCCGAGCTTCTTTTGCGTCTGCACCCCGGGGTGGAACTGTGGAGCGTGGCGGCCGAGGCGCACGCCCGCCGCCATGGCGACCGCGACCCTGCGGTGCTGCGCGCGGGCCGCGAAATCACGCGCGAGGCGCTTGTTCGCTTTAATCGGGAAAATCCGGATGACGCGCGCGTGTATTATCAAAGCTGGGGCGCGGAGCTGGCGGATAGCCGCACCGACCCGCTTATGGCGGCCAGCCATGCCGTTTTGCGTCCGCTGGTGGGCGAGACCGACGGCTTGGTCGCGCCGGAATCGGCCAAATGGGGCGTGTACCGGGGCACGCTGCACGGCGTTTCCCATCAGGAGCTGGTGGATTCCATGGGGCGCGATACGCCCCGGTTCCGGCCGCTATCCTTTTATGCGGAGCTGGTGCGCGGCTTGCGGGGGCTGGAAGGATAA
- a CDS encoding KH domain-containing protein — protein MKELLSYIVKNLVSEPDAIAITEEIDGDNVTYSLRVAPGDMGRVIGRHGRIAKEIRTLMKAAGNRENKRVTVDIVD, from the coding sequence ATGAAAGAGCTACTCAGCTACATTGTGAAGAATCTGGTTTCCGAGCCGGATGCGATTGCCATTACCGAAGAGATCGACGGCGACAATGTGACCTATTCCCTGCGCGTAGCGCCCGGGGACATGGGCCGCGTTATCGGTCGCCACGGCCGCATCGCCAAGGAAATCCGCACACTCATGAAAGCGGCAGGCAATCGTGAAAACAAGCGCGTCACTGTCGACATTGTCGACTAA
- a CDS encoding accessory gene regulator B family protein, producing MLKRWSAFLVRCGVIKEEDAAVQEYGLFCLLNTLAYNVVQLALALWFHVLWQTLWFDLLFMPLRNWAGGYHAKTPLRCFVLSNAVWALAMLGGHYLPARLCLAVGLLSAAAIWRMAPVPHENNPLSPARFKLAKRVARGIVLVVAALMCALLWLRVAVFGRLAGIVLFCTAVSLCVCKMKAGTHGER from the coding sequence ATGCTGAAACGATGGAGCGCCTTTCTGGTCCGCTGCGGCGTGATCAAGGAAGAGGATGCGGCGGTACAGGAGTACGGCCTGTTCTGCCTGCTCAATACGCTTGCGTACAATGTCGTGCAGCTGGCGCTGGCGCTTTGGTTCCATGTGCTTTGGCAGACGCTCTGGTTCGATCTGCTGTTCATGCCGCTGCGCAACTGGGCGGGCGGCTATCATGCGAAAACGCCGCTGCGCTGCTTTGTTCTGAGCAACGCGGTGTGGGCGCTGGCCATGCTGGGCGGACATTACCTGCCCGCCAGACTGTGTTTGGCGGTGGGGCTGCTGTCGGCGGCCGCGATCTGGCGCATGGCGCCGGTCCCGCATGAAAACAATCCGCTCAGCCCCGCGCGGTTCAAGCTGGCAAAGCGGGTGGCGCGCGGGATCGTGCTGGTAGTGGCGGCCCTTATGTGCGCGCTGCTTTGGCTGCGTGTTGCGGTATTCGGCAGGCTCGCCGGGATCGTGCTGTTTTGCACGGCGGTTTCGCTGTGCGTTTGCAAAATGAAGGCGGGGACCCATGGGGAGAGATGA
- the ylxM gene encoding YlxM family DNA-binding protein, whose translation MKGKPLEMSLLYDFYGDMLTGKQRELFDLYYNEDLSLTEIAEHAGITRQGVRDAVKRAEHTLAETERRLGLVARYGDTERRAAALRHEAAALTELNQNQLHSEALGEIAARLTQLIDELST comes from the coding sequence ATGAAGGGCAAACCGCTGGAAATGAGCCTGCTGTACGATTTTTACGGCGACATGCTCACCGGCAAGCAGCGCGAGCTGTTCGACCTCTATTATAACGAAGATTTATCCCTGACCGAGATCGCCGAGCATGCGGGCATCACCCGCCAAGGCGTGCGGGACGCGGTAAAACGCGCCGAGCACACGCTTGCCGAAACCGAACGGCGGCTTGGTCTGGTCGCCCGCTACGGCGATACCGAGCGGCGCGCCGCCGCGCTGCGGCACGAGGCCGCGGCACTGACGGAACTTAACCAAAACCAGCTGCACAGCGAAGCGCTCGGCGAGATCGCCGCCCGTCTGACGCAGCTGATCGACGAGCTTTCGACTTAA
- the ffh gene encoding signal recognition particle protein, which translates to MAFEGLTEKISSAFKHLKSKGRLTEADVKEAMREIRLALLEADVNFKVAKDFIKAVTEKATDAEILESLSPAQQVIKIVNEELTALLGGQNTRLTISPNPPTIVMMAGLQGAGKTTNCAKLAGLLRKQQQRRPLLVACDVYRPAAIEQLKVVGRQLDITVFDEGQGDPVEIAKHGIDFAKKNGYDLVFLDTAGRLHIDEKLMDELKNIKATVKPTEIILVVDAMTGQDAVTVSQTFNEALGVDGVLMSKMDGDARGGAALSVKAVTGKPIKFIGTGEKLSDIEPFHPDRMASRILGMGDVLTLIEKAQQTFDQKQAAETARKMATGRLTLTDFLSQLQQMKNMGSMEEMLGMLPGVDAKALAGAQIDEKQMARTEAIIQSMTPKERDNPSVINFSRKKRIAKGCGQTVEEVNKLLKQFEAMQKMTRQLTGMARGKGKKKRRGFGGFGGMKLPF; encoded by the coding sequence ATGGCTTTTGAAGGCCTGACCGAAAAAATATCCTCCGCTTTTAAGCACCTGAAAAGCAAGGGCCGCCTGACCGAGGCGGACGTGAAAGAGGCCATGCGCGAGATTCGTCTCGCCCTGCTCGAGGCCGACGTCAACTTTAAGGTCGCGAAGGATTTCATCAAAGCGGTCACCGAAAAGGCGACCGACGCCGAGATACTGGAAAGCCTTTCCCCTGCGCAGCAGGTCATCAAGATCGTCAATGAAGAGCTGACCGCGTTGCTCGGCGGGCAAAACACCCGCCTCACCATATCGCCCAACCCGCCCACCATCGTGATGATGGCCGGCTTACAGGGCGCTGGCAAGACCACCAACTGCGCCAAACTTGCGGGCCTGCTGCGCAAGCAGCAGCAGCGCCGCCCGCTTCTCGTCGCGTGCGACGTATACCGCCCCGCCGCGATCGAACAGCTCAAGGTCGTGGGCCGTCAGCTCGATATCACCGTGTTTGACGAAGGGCAAGGCGACCCGGTCGAAATCGCCAAGCACGGCATCGATTTTGCCAAGAAAAACGGCTACGACCTTGTTTTTCTCGATACCGCGGGCCGCCTGCACATCGATGAAAAGCTGATGGACGAGCTGAAGAACATCAAAGCCACTGTCAAGCCGACCGAGATCATCCTCGTCGTCGACGCGATGACCGGTCAGGACGCGGTCACCGTATCTCAAACGTTCAACGAAGCGCTTGGCGTGGACGGTGTGCTGATGAGCAAAATGGACGGCGACGCGCGCGGCGGCGCCGCGCTTTCGGTAAAAGCCGTCACCGGCAAGCCGATCAAATTTATCGGCACGGGCGAGAAGCTTTCGGATATCGAGCCGTTCCACCCGGACCGCATGGCGTCCCGTATCCTCGGCATGGGCGACGTGCTCACGCTGATCGAAAAAGCGCAGCAGACCTTCGACCAGAAGCAGGCGGCAGAGACCGCCCGCAAAATGGCCACCGGCCGCCTGACGCTGACCGACTTTTTAAGCCAGCTGCAACAGATGAAAAATATGGGCTCGATGGAGGAAATGCTCGGCATGCTGCCGGGCGTGGACGCAAAAGCCCTCGCCGGCGCACAGATCGACGAAAAGCAGATGGCCCGCACCGAGGCTATCATCCAATCCATGACCCCCAAGGAGAGGGATAATCCCTCGGTTATCAACTTTTCGCGCAAAAAACGCATTGCGAAGGGCTGCGGCCAAACCGTGGAGGAAGTCAACAAGCTTCTCAAGCAGTTTGAAGCCATGCAAAAGATGACCCGCCAGCTTACCGGCATGGCGCGCGGCAAGGGCAAGAAAAAGCGCCGCGGCTTTGGGGGCTTCGGCGGCATGAAGCTACCGTTCTAA
- the rpsP gene encoding 30S ribosomal protein S16 translates to MVKIRLRRLGAKKAPFYRIVVADSRYPRDGRFIEELGTYNPLNHPAEIQVNAERAQEWIGKGAQPTDTVRGILKKAGVL, encoded by the coding sequence ATGGTAAAGATTAGACTGCGCCGCCTCGGCGCTAAGAAGGCTCCGTTCTACCGCATCGTCGTAGCGGACTCCCGCTACCCGCGCGATGGCCGCTTCATCGAGGAGCTCGGCACCTACAATCCGCTGAACCACCCGGCTGAAATCCAGGTGAACGCTGAACGCGCTCAGGAATGGATCGGCAAGGGCGCTCAGCCGACCGATACCGTTCGCGGCATCCTGAAGAAAGCCGGCGTGCTGTAA